The DNA sequence AAGATGGGGTGGGTTTTGCCCGGTCAAGCATCCACCGCTGGAGCTTGTTTTCTCCCACAGTCGGTCACCACATCAGCTTGGTGTTGACTATGACCAGTCAAGACTActccggtggacttgctcttaggtGATTTAGGCCTTTCTTTAAATTGGCTTTGTGTGGAGAAATGCAAGATGAAAAATTAATTATCTTGGTTTTAAAAATTATTTCCTCTCTGTCTTACTAATGACCTTGTGGAGAAGTTAAATTACTTTTCCATCTTGGTTTCACGGAAGTTCGATGTCTACCTTGATCATGAGGCATGTCTCAATAAAAAATGCCTTTATGTAGGAGCCATGCATACTGGATTCTTGGTTGTGTTGTAGAAGCTGGCAAGAGGTATGTTAGCAATTCTAAATACACTTAAGGAGGATCAATTGATTTTAACAAATGAGGAAAATAAGGATTTCTTTTTTATCCGGGCATGTTTTTATTGGTAAAGCAATGACTTCACTTACAGCTTGCTAGTGTTCAATCCCATTGTTTCGATATGGAATATTGTGGTTTTACTTTCCTGAAGCTTCATTCTAACTTTAGGCAAATACTTGCAAACTGTTAGTGTCTTGTTAATTACACTGGCAGATCCAATCACAGACTAGGACGGGCTCAAGCCCGTCCAAGATTCTAGACTAgctctttttctcatcttgtTATTGTTGCTGTTGATGTATGGTTTTCAAAAGACTTCgttagaaagaagaaaacccagaaggaAATATCCAATTTCATTAGCCCTCTATGGAATTTAACATTCAACACTCTATAACTTAGTTATTTCCAGCTGAATTTGAGAAAGGCAGAGACCCTAGAATTTTGATCTGGGTTTGTGTTTGGTGCTTTTATGAAAGATAGGAATTGGGTTTTGATTAGAAGAGAAGGAGCTGGTGGAATTGGTGTTGTTTGGTGAAGGGAAAACTGGATTTCTTGCCGGAATTTCTTGCAAGCAGTTGGGGCAAAGAATTTGTGGCAGGCGGATGTGGAGGCATTGCtggtatgtatgtgtgtgtgtgtctatatatatatatatatattgtttaagAAATCCAAGCCCGCCCAAAACTTCAATCCAAGATCCGCCACTGGTTAATTATATCAAGGACTCCATTTTTTAACAACGAGGTCTAGCTTGCTTGCTGTCTTCTGTTTTTCAGAGTCAAATAAGGTTATTAATATTCAACTTAATGAGTAAATTTTTCTCTTGCCAGAGTTCTCTTCCAAGGCTTGACAACGGGGTGGTAGTGGAACTCTATTGAAGATGTATTTCCCAGGTCAGGCATTTGCCAAGAATCATTATCAACCCTGCCCTATTTGGTGTCTTGTGAATTGTGACAGTACACGTCCTTAGTTCCTTATTCCCAACCTTTTGATTTGAGTCTGTGTGGTTGAAGCGCAAGGTATTTCAATGCTTTGTTCAAGTCCTCCTAGCCAACACTCTAGTTGTTGTATAATACATTAAACTGGTTGGCCTTTTGGCACTTGTTTCATAGCCAAAGAGAAGTTCTGGTTAAGCTAGATTATTCTGAGAAGGCCGTAATTTCCAATGGGGGATGTTTCATTTTATCTTCTTGGAAAAAAACTAGCAAATATGCCTTGGTTTTTCATGGCAGCACTTGTTACATTTCAAGCTCTGCAGACAATGTAAAGTTGAGTACATAGCAGCACTAGTTCTGCATCTTCATTCTATTCTTTGGTGATGCCTCCAAGCATACAAAGTCCGATCTTAAGAATCAAAAGTATGCACTTCTACACGCTTTCATTTTCCTCAGATTCTCACATACAGATTCTGTTTTCAACTTCAAttctgctttgatttcgttttcACAAGCACTCATTTAGTTCACTTGATTTTCAGATGTGCTCATTCGACAGTGGCAGAAAGAGCAAGGTCCAAAATTTACACTTGTCTTCCGAGTGTTGCCAGATAACAAAGTTATGGACACTCAAACCGTCTTTAACCACGACCCTTAAACATTACTTTggtgatttttctttcttcgaAGATTTCCAACACAATGATCCCATTACTATATACATCTCCTTTTCTTGAATGCTCAACACCAATTGCATGCTCTGCAACTCAGAAAGCAATCGAGTTTCTATGTACTATATACATTCTCTAGATGTTTAATTAGACCCATTTCATCATCAATATGAAAGCACAAGTAAACCTTGAAAGGATATTGAGATCTGTTTGAGATTGGTAATCTTAGAACTCTATGACCTCTGCCTTTGCATTTAATGGATACTTCGAGAAAGACTCATGAGACCAAGACTGGCTAAACAGACACTTTGGATATGCCAATCAAAGCATATGGCTCCAAGGACGGACGCACTAATTAACCCAACAGGGTTAAAGGATGAAAGAACTATACATTAAGAACAACATTGGAGGATCAAAACCCACATAGGCTCCTTGGAAGGATTGAGATTGAGAACTGCCGGTCTCTCTTCATCATGCTCTTAGACAAGAAATGCTCAGAGACAACGTCTATATATAGCAATGATTAGCCGAGTACTGGCTGGGGTTAGCATGAAGGCGACAATAGGGTACGAGGCCCTCACATATGAAAGCATTTCAACCAAGTAGCATTTAGTCTAGCTAGTACTTCTAAGTTATTCCCCTGCAAAAGGAAGCGTTAGTAAAGATGTCAAGTTCGACATCTAAGGTAACACTAAAAGAAGTTACATACTTAATATACTAATCATTTGACACGATCTTCACACGTGACaattagtcttttcattttatgttatttttggAACAAACATCGGTCCTTTTATTTGTGTAATAATTTGATTTTATATGTCTCACTTTGTTTGTTGAAGTAATGTGCTGATTATTTGTTTTGGAGAATGATTTATCCCgcaaattatataaaaaattgatattccacctttcatttcattttcttgGGGAATGAAAGAAAACAACGCGTTTAGAAACGCGCTAATACATTGCACGACGCCGTATTGACCAAGCGAACCAAAGTACATTTAGTACTATTATTGATTTGATATATTTGCACTTGCTATAGATCGGTGGCCTCTCGAAAATGGAGGTCTAGCGTGGTTGCACTATTGACATCACCTCATGGTTCGCCGTAGAAACGGATTCtactataataataataaaaacctgCAATCTCAACCATTTAGGTGATCCACCCGTCCATTGTTCATAAATGTGTATTGACGGTCAACGTTAATAGTTAAAACAAATCTTCTTCATCCATTTCCGGCAGCCGCGATGTTTCTCGACAACACTCTAATATCTTAGAGCTGAGCAAGAGGAGCAGCTGCTACCAATCCCCTTTCACTCTTTTTCTTGATGGACTCGGGTTTCGACCTGTTGCTCCACCAATTGACCAATTGCATGGTAGGATCGGAGTTTGAATATAAGTTCTGAAATAACCATCCAAAACCCAGATTTGAATATGAAGTTGTTTTGAAGGAGGTCGAAGAATATTCAAATTGCATGAATCCTAAAGCTGAAGTAATATTATGATTGACATTGATGACAAGCTCAGTGGCCAAGTAGAATGCAACACCTTGCCTCCCTCTCTTCCCCGAAAACCACTCACCTTCATCTTCAACCTCTATCCTTGTCTAGTTCACTTTTTCATACCCGAAAGCTCAGACCCAGAACAGAAGAATTTAGGGTCAAGAAGAAGCGACGGCCAATACGAAGCGATGAGCCATACAAGGGGATATGGATAGCCGAGATTCACGAGCCAAACAAGCGCTCCCGAATTTGGCTTGGGTTATACTCGACTCCGGTGACGGCTGCTCCCAATGAAGGAAGAGTGCAGGGGCATTTCGTCAAACCCCCCAAGGACCCAACTTGGCTCCTCCCCATTAATAAATACAGCAGatttaaaacaaaaggaaaggaaaaaaccaTTCCCCAACGCTTTATTAAATTATTACTAGAAAATGTCCACACACCCGATGGGTGTGAGAGTAGTGGGGAGTTAAAATTCTGAGAGTGGAGAATTTGAaatagttatttttttttctttttacatttTTATCCCTGATGTTAAAATATAATCcatgatattttaatatttgagggttataaaggtaaaaaaatcagttttggctaacaacacttcttctcttaataatagtatttaacattttggatatgttatatatatactagaaaaTGTCCACACACCCGATGGGTGTGAGAGTAGTGGGGAGTTATAATTCTGAGAGTGGAGAGTTTGaaattgttattttatttatttatttatttgctttttatatttttatttctgatgttaaaatgtaatccatgatattttaatatttgagggttataaaggtaaaaaaaatcagttttggctaacaacacatcttctcttaataatagtaaagattattattattattattattatcttttaaaattgaaaatggTTTTTGAAGGATTGCACGACGCCGTATTGGCAACCGACCCTTTCCTTTTGCCTATATATTGCACGACGCCGTATTGGCAACCGACCCTTTCCTTTTCCCTATATATTGCCCAACCGAccctttccttttccaattcggAGTCTGAGCTTCTTACTCTGAAATCTGTGTGGGTCTTGCGTTTCATAAGGGATTTCCAATTGCACTCGCTTCGCTTAGATCACTCTTAGTTTCTGCGTTATATCCGtctctttctgggttttgcgcTTCAGAATTGCAGCTATGGGTTGCGATTCTAAAAGAAGGCGTAGAGAGGATGTGGGTGACACAACGATTTCATCATCCAAGAAGCAAAAGCTGATGCCGATGACAGGTTTGGAGCAGACCCAAAAGCTTCTTTGTTGCGGGATCTTGCAGGAGCTAATTGATCACCGTCATGGCTCTGTGGCTGTTCGAATCCCTGATTCTCAGGAGGTTCGAAGGCCTATGGATCTGTCCACCGTCAAATCCAAGTTGGAGAGAGACAACTACTCCAGTATTGATGCCTTTGTGGCCGATGTCAAGCTTACCTTCCAAAACGCGTTATGGTATTACTCTCTTGGAGAAAAACAGCATGCAATGGCCAAGAATCTTGGTAAGGTTTTTGAGGCTAAGTGGAAATTACGGTTTCCTGAAACTAGGTCTTCAAAAGCTTCTTGTGCTAGTTTGGATAGGTCTGTGTCTCTTATTACTCCATTAAGTCTTCAACaactcaacaacaacaaaagaggaGGAGGGGCCAAGAGGTCATCCAGAAACCTTGACGAAGAGAAGGGTTCTGCTTCTGCTATCACTTGTGCAGTGGATAAAGATAAGGAACGCCGAATCAAGCGCGGCCTTGACGAAGAGAAGGGTTCTGCTTCTGCTATCACTTGTGCAGTGAATAAATATAAGGAGCTCCGAATCAAACGGCTAAGGGAACAGGCTCGTAAGGAAATTTTGAGGGTTGAAGAGGCTGCTCGATTGAAAGTCGAGAATCCTTTACAAGATCTTCAACAACTCAACTTGTTGTGCACTGGTGGCATCAAACAGGATTCTTGTTACAGGGTGTATCGTTGGTTGACACTTGAGAAGTTGGGCATCTATTTGAAGAGGGATGAACTTGAAGATGTTTATGAAGAGGATGAATTTCGCATTGGAGATTGGGAAGAAGGTGAAATCCGCTGATGAAGCTCGAAGAATTTCCATTTTACTTAATTGATTATCACTTCTTTAACTTGAAATTAAAGAAActgttttttcttctctaattGTCTGTCCCTTGCATTGTGATTTGTTATGGTGAGCAGATGGAGAACAGAGTCCACAAACAACGAAATATTACATCCACATTTGGTggcatatcatcatcatcaagtaCATACTGCTACGTAGCAAAATTTATTCTATGTACAAAAATTCATGTAATGGTGACAGAAACTTTGACTGTTATCAAAATG is a window from the Rosa chinensis cultivar Old Blush chromosome 2, RchiOBHm-V2, whole genome shotgun sequence genome containing:
- the LOC112184700 gene encoding transcription factor GTE11-like — its product is MGCDSKRRRREDVGDTTISSSKKQKLMPMTGLEQTQKLLCCGILQELIDHRHGSVAVRIPDSQEVRRPMDLSTVKSKLERDNYSSIDAFVADVKLTFQNALWYYSLGEKQHAMAKNLGKVFEAKWKLRFPETRSSKASCASLDRSVSLITPLSLQQLNNNKRGGGAKRSSRNLDEEKGSASAITCAVDKDKERRIKRGLDEEKGSASAITCAVNKYKELRIKRLREQARFLLQGVSLVDT